One genomic segment of Microtus ochrogaster isolate Prairie Vole_2 linkage group LG8, MicOch1.0, whole genome shotgun sequence includes these proteins:
- the Defb128 gene encoding beta-defensin 128, translated as MKLLQVLVILLFVVLADGAKPKRCFNNVSGYCRKKCKMGEIAEVGCLHAKYCCVNERENKKQKILHQQPVQPKEKSNKVQDYVILPTITYFTITI; from the exons ATGAAGCTGCTTCAGGTTCTCGTTATTCTGCTGTTTGTGGTACTGGCAG ATGGTGCAAAACCCAAAAGATGCTTTAACAATGTATCAGGCTACTGCAGGAAGAAATGCAAAATGGGGGAGATAGCTGAGGTGGGATGCCTGCATGCCAAATACTGTTGCGTCaatgaaagggaaaacaaaaagcagaaaatccTCCACCAGCAGCCGGTCCAACCCAAGGAGAAGTCAAACAAAGTCCAAGACTATGTAATCCTGCCCACCATCACCTACTTCACCATCACTATCTGA